The Gymnogyps californianus isolate 813 chromosome 5, ASM1813914v2, whole genome shotgun sequence genome contains a region encoding:
- the SLC25A47 gene encoding solute carrier family 25 member 47 isoform X2: MDFIAGAIGGGLSTAVGYPLDTVKVRIQTEGHYNGIWHCIQETYRTEKVWGFYKGVSASVLSVSAISSVSFGMYKNFLCNICKLRYGAADAKPSKLDVSLAGGAAGAARVVLMTPSEVAKVRMQTQRNPHPSVASPQPVSKPKYQGSLHCLKVIAKEEGFGGLYKGCSALLCRDCSSSAIYFLTYSALCDWLTPAGKNKPGFFVVLLSGGFAGVLAWGLATPMDVIKSRMQTDESDQHKYKGLVHCARESVRKEGAKVLFKGLGLNCIRAFPVNMVVFVTYEAVLRFTDHYTNKK; the protein is encoded by the exons ATGGATTTCATTGCTGGGGCCATTGGAG GTGGTCTAAGCACAGCAGTGGGTTATCCGCTGGACACAGTGAAG GTGAGAATTCAGACTGAGGGGCATTACAATGGGATTTGGCACTGCATTCAGGAAACatacaggacagaaaaa gtttgggggttttacAAGGGTGTGTCTGCATCAGTCCTCTCAGTATCAGcgatttcttctgtttcatttggcATGTACAAAAACTTCCTTTGTAACATCTGCAAGCTGCGATACGGGGCTGCAGACGCAAAGCCGTCCAAGCTGGATGTTTCTCttgctggaggtgctgccggTGCTGCAAGG GTTGTGCTGATGACCCCTAGTGAAGTGGCTAAGGTTCGCATGCAGACTCAGAGGAACCCACATCCTTCCGTTGCATCTCCCCAGCCTGTTTCCAAGCCAAAGTACCAAGGGTCTCTGCACTGTCTGAAGGTGATCGCCAAGGAGGAAGGTTTTGGGGGTCTCTACAAGGGCTGCTCTGCATTACTCTGCAGGGATTGCTCTTCTTCTGCAATTTATTTCCTTACCTATTCTGCTCTGTGTGACTGGCTTACACCagctgggaaaaataaaccag GTTTCTTCGTTGTGCTGCTTTCTGGTGGTTTTGCTGGAGTCCTGGCCTGGGGATTAGCTACTCCCATGGATGTCATCAAATCACGGATGCAAACAGATGAATCGGACCAGCACAAGTACAAAGGCCTTGTCCACTGTGCTAGGGAAAGTGTGAGAAAGGAGGGTGCAAAAGTGCTTTTCAAAGGACTGGGTTTAAACTGCATTCGTGCCTTTCCTGTGAACATGGTGGTGTTTGTAACGTATGAAGCTGTACTGAGATTTACAGATCattatacaaacaaaaaatag
- the SLC25A47 gene encoding solute carrier family 25 member 47 isoform X1 produces the protein MSSEQAHRATGEAALQFGRLRSLPCDLLQSNCSGTGQNSDRKRQSGICCVQIQTGGLSTAVGYPLDTVKVRIQTEGHYNGIWHCIQETYRTEKVWGFYKGVSASVLSVSAISSVSFGMYKNFLCNICKLRYGAADAKPSKLDVSLAGGAAGAARVVLMTPSEVAKVRMQTQRNPHPSVASPQPVSKPKYQGSLHCLKVIAKEEGFGGLYKGCSALLCRDCSSSAIYFLTYSALCDWLTPAGKNKPGFFVVLLSGGFAGVLAWGLATPMDVIKSRMQTDESDQHKYKGLVHCARESVRKEGAKVLFKGLGLNCIRAFPVNMVVFVTYEAVLRFTDHYTNKK, from the exons ATGTCATCCGAGCAGGCTCACAGAGCTACTGGAGAGGCAGCGCTGCAATTTGGTCGGCTGAGGTCATTGCCCTGCGATCTTCTCCAGTCTAACTGCAGCGGGACAGGGCAAAACTCTGATAGGAAGAGACAAAGTGGAATATGTTGCGTGCAGATACAAACTG GTGGTCTAAGCACAGCAGTGGGTTATCCGCTGGACACAGTGAAG GTGAGAATTCAGACTGAGGGGCATTACAATGGGATTTGGCACTGCATTCAGGAAACatacaggacagaaaaa gtttgggggttttacAAGGGTGTGTCTGCATCAGTCCTCTCAGTATCAGcgatttcttctgtttcatttggcATGTACAAAAACTTCCTTTGTAACATCTGCAAGCTGCGATACGGGGCTGCAGACGCAAAGCCGTCCAAGCTGGATGTTTCTCttgctggaggtgctgccggTGCTGCAAGG GTTGTGCTGATGACCCCTAGTGAAGTGGCTAAGGTTCGCATGCAGACTCAGAGGAACCCACATCCTTCCGTTGCATCTCCCCAGCCTGTTTCCAAGCCAAAGTACCAAGGGTCTCTGCACTGTCTGAAGGTGATCGCCAAGGAGGAAGGTTTTGGGGGTCTCTACAAGGGCTGCTCTGCATTACTCTGCAGGGATTGCTCTTCTTCTGCAATTTATTTCCTTACCTATTCTGCTCTGTGTGACTGGCTTACACCagctgggaaaaataaaccag GTTTCTTCGTTGTGCTGCTTTCTGGTGGTTTTGCTGGAGTCCTGGCCTGGGGATTAGCTACTCCCATGGATGTCATCAAATCACGGATGCAAACAGATGAATCGGACCAGCACAAGTACAAAGGCCTTGTCCACTGTGCTAGGGAAAGTGTGAGAAAGGAGGGTGCAAAAGTGCTTTTCAAAGGACTGGGTTTAAACTGCATTCGTGCCTTTCCTGTGAACATGGTGGTGTTTGTAACGTATGAAGCTGTACTGAGATTTACAGATCattatacaaacaaaaaatag